Proteins encoded in a region of the Salipiger sp. CCB-MM3 genome:
- a CDS encoding amidoligase family protein, translated as MSRTTDLTEPLPLPRPKTAEGKPRRIGVEIEFSGLTEAQVARILVKQLGGSAREEKRGHWVVEGGGMGDFEVYLDSQPLERLDHDGVGGQIRDLARAVVPVEIVSDPLEVPQIAEFDRAIQALREAGAEGTGTGVLSAFGVHFNPEVVSTDYADVMPVITAHALLEDYIKRVAGTDFSRRVMTWVAPYPRALVDRLAAEKPPATMDALIDTYLELAPSRNHSLDMLCLFAHLDEEKVAKAVDMELVSPRPTYHWRLPDCRIDEKGWTLATEWNRWVLVETVAGDADLLERLCAAWRDHRDALTSIRLDWSYRVERMLQGAGLCDL; from the coding sequence ATGTCCCGGACTACTGATCTGACCGAGCCTTTGCCGCTGCCGCGGCCCAAAACCGCCGAAGGCAAACCGCGCCGCATCGGCGTCGAGATCGAGTTCTCTGGCCTCACCGAGGCGCAGGTGGCGCGCATCCTCGTCAAACAATTGGGCGGCAGCGCCCGCGAGGAAAAGCGCGGCCATTGGGTGGTCGAAGGCGGCGGCATGGGGGATTTCGAGGTCTATCTCGACAGCCAGCCGCTGGAACGGCTCGACCATGACGGTGTCGGCGGGCAGATCCGCGATCTGGCGCGCGCAGTTGTGCCGGTCGAGATCGTCTCGGACCCGCTGGAAGTTCCGCAGATCGCCGAGTTCGACCGCGCCATTCAGGCGCTGCGCGAGGCCGGGGCCGAGGGCACTGGCACCGGCGTGCTGTCGGCCTTCGGGGTGCATTTCAACCCCGAGGTCGTGTCGACCGACTATGCCGACGTGATGCCGGTGATCACCGCCCACGCGCTGCTCGAAGATTACATCAAGCGCGTCGCGGGCACCGATTTCTCGCGCCGCGTGATGACATGGGTCGCGCCCTATCCGCGCGCGCTCGTCGACCGTCTGGCCGCCGAAAAGCCGCCCGCGACGATGGACGCGCTTATCGACACCTACCTCGAGCTTGCGCCGTCGCGAAACCACTCGCTCGACATGCTGTGCCTCTTTGCCCATCTCGACGAGGAGAAAGTGGCCAAAGCGGTCGACATGGAACTGGTCTCGCCGCGCCCGACCTACCATTGGCGTCTGCCCGACTGCCGCATCGACGAGAAGGGCTGGACCCTCGCGACCGAATGGAACCGCTGGGTGCTGGTGGAAACCGTTGCGGGCGATGCCGATTTGCTGGAGCGGCTCTGCGCGGCATGGCGCGACCACCGCGACGCGCTGACCTCGATCCGCCTCGACTGGTCCTATCGGGTCGAGCGGATGCTGCAAGGGGCAGGGCTGTGCGACCTCTGA
- a CDS encoding TRAP transporter large permease: protein MSSIEIGLWVTAGLFLLVVLGMRVAFAAGLAGLVGLWWVFWSKKGYDPEQIGWAVTVAIKTAGQVPHGKVASQALSLIPTFILIGYLAYYAGLTKALFEAAKRWLAWVPGGLAVSTVFATAGFAAVSGASVATAAVFARIAIPEMLKIGYDKRFAAGVVAAGGTLASLIPPSAILVIYAIIVEQDVGKLLLAGFVPGVFSAVIYAMLIIGLALALPNFGPPVRGFTWRQRFASLPPALPIVAVVVIIIFFVYNPFGDAWGTPTEGGAVGAFIVFLMALLRGMRWRELKDALIETAKLAIMIFTIIWGVLIYVRFLGFADLPGAFADWITSLHYPPLMILVCILLAYAVLGMFMDAIGMLLLTLPVVYPAVMALNGGEGVSAAESAFGMSSEMCAIWFGILVVKMAEFCLITPPIGLNCFVVAGVRPELSVQDVFRGVTPFFIADAVTIALLVAFPAIVLWLPSFA from the coding sequence ATGAGTTCCATCGAGATCGGACTTTGGGTCACCGCTGGCCTCTTTTTGTTGGTGGTGCTGGGCATGCGCGTGGCCTTTGCCGCGGGGCTTGCCGGGCTCGTCGGCCTGTGGTGGGTGTTCTGGTCGAAGAAAGGCTATGACCCCGAACAAATCGGCTGGGCCGTCACCGTTGCCATCAAGACCGCCGGTCAAGTGCCGCACGGCAAGGTGGCCAGTCAGGCGCTCAGCCTCATCCCCACCTTCATCCTCATCGGGTATCTGGCCTATTACGCCGGGCTGACCAAGGCGCTCTTCGAGGCGGCGAAACGCTGGCTGGCGTGGGTGCCCGGAGGACTGGCGGTCTCGACCGTCTTCGCCACCGCAGGTTTTGCCGCCGTTTCGGGCGCAAGCGTGGCAACAGCGGCGGTCTTTGCCCGCATCGCCATCCCCGAGATGCTGAAGATCGGCTACGACAAGCGCTTTGCGGCGGGGGTCGTGGCGGCGGGCGGCACGCTGGCCAGCCTCATCCCGCCCTCGGCGATCCTCGTGATCTACGCGATCATCGTCGAACAGGACGTGGGCAAGCTCTTGCTGGCGGGCTTCGTGCCGGGGGTCTTCTCGGCGGTGATCTACGCCATGCTGATCATCGGGCTGGCGCTGGCGCTGCCGAACTTCGGCCCGCCGGTGCGCGGCTTCACGTGGCGCCAGCGCTTCGCCTCGCTGCCGCCGGCGCTGCCGATCGTGGCGGTGGTCGTGATCATCATCTTCTTCGTCTACAACCCCTTCGGCGACGCTTGGGGCACGCCGACAGAGGGCGGCGCGGTGGGCGCGTTCATCGTCTTTCTGATGGCCCTGCTGCGCGGCATGCGCTGGCGAGAGCTGAAGGATGCGCTGATCGAGACCGCGAAGCTGGCGATCATGATCTTCACCATTATCTGGGGTGTGCTGATCTATGTGCGCTTTCTGGGGTTCGCCGATCTTCCGGGTGCCTTCGCCGACTGGATCACCTCGCTGCACTATCCGCCGCTGATGATCCTCGTTTGCATCCTGCTCGCCTATGCGGTGCTGGGGATGTTCATGGACGCCATCGGCATGCTGCTGCTGACCCTGCCGGTGGTCTACCCGGCGGTGATGGCGCTGAACGGGGGCGAGGGGGTCTCGGCCGCCGAGAGCGCCTTTGGCATGTCGTCTGAAATGTGCGCCATCTGGTTTGGCATTCTCGTGGTGAAGATGGCCGAGTTCTGCCTGATCACCCCGCCCATCGGGCTCAACTGCTTCGTGGTCGCGGGCGTGCGGCCCGAACTGTCGGTGCAGGATGTGTTCCGCGGCGTGACGCCGTTCTTCATCGCGGACGCGGTGACCATCGCGCTGCTGGTGGCCTTCCCGGCGATCGTGCTCTGGCTGCCCAGCTTCGCCTGA
- a CDS encoding DUF1328 domain-containing protein has translation MLYWALLFFVVAIVAALFGFGGIASASAGIAQVLFFIFLVLFVVTLIMRFVRKT, from the coding sequence ATGCTTTACTGGGCACTTCTCTTCTTCGTCGTCGCCATCGTGGCCGCACTCTTCGGCTTTGGCGGCATCGCTTCCGCCTCGGCGGGCATCGCACAGGTGCTGTTCTTCATCTTCCTTGTGCTTTTCGTGGTGACGCTGATCATGCGGTTCGTACGCAAGACCTGA
- a CDS encoding gamma-glutamyl-gamma-aminobutyrate hydrolase family protein, which produces MRPLIGVTVSRRSGWRVFPFMAFAVWLAGGRALRWQTGRREVDLDGVHGVVIGGGDDIEPTLYGGELQLDVRLDPERDALEQGVLRGAFERNMPILGICRGAQMLNVVLGGTLHADAYAVHPSRRYRTVLPRKKVDVLSETLLAHTARTDCLRVNALHSQAVDRLGDGLRVAGRDDGGMVQAVERLSDPFALGVQWHPEYLVYRRAHRRLFRALVAAARARRDAQCQLDAAEADAALPQFFDR; this is translated from the coding sequence GTGCGACCTCTGATCGGGGTCACCGTCTCGCGCAGGTCGGGCTGGCGGGTCTTTCCCTTCATGGCCTTCGCCGTCTGGCTGGCGGGTGGCCGCGCGCTGCGCTGGCAGACCGGGCGGCGCGAGGTCGATCTCGACGGCGTGCATGGTGTGGTCATCGGCGGCGGCGACGACATCGAACCCACGCTTTATGGCGGCGAGCTGCAGCTTGACGTGCGGCTTGATCCGGAACGCGACGCGCTGGAACAGGGCGTCCTGCGCGGCGCGTTCGAGCGCAACATGCCGATCTTGGGAATTTGCCGCGGGGCGCAGATGCTCAACGTGGTGCTCGGCGGCACGCTGCACGCGGATGCCTATGCGGTGCACCCGTCGCGGCGCTATCGCACGGTGCTGCCGCGCAAGAAGGTGGATGTGCTTTCGGAAACGCTGCTGGCCCATACCGCGCGCACCGACTGTCTGCGGGTCAATGCGCTGCACTCGCAGGCGGTGGACCGGCTCGGCGACGGGCTGCGCGTCGCGGGGCGCGACGATGGCGGCATGGTGCAGGCGGTCGAGCGGCTGAGCGATCCTTTTGCGCTGGGGGTGCAATGGCACCCTGAATACCTCGTCTACCGCCGCGCGCACCGGCGCCTTTTCCGCGCGCTGGTGGCCGCCGCCCGTGCCCGCCGCGACGCCCAATGCCAGTTGGACGCCGCCGAGGCCGATGCGGCGCTGCCGCAGTTCTTCGACCGCTGA
- a CDS encoding PRC-barrel domain-containing protein, with protein MLISLSDLLTWRLTGGERDFVLQDLLFDPDGRKLAWAIVSPAGFGAAERLLVTASSLGLPEAHDRSLPLHVTDGELQRAPRMAGGREDMLALMATMPPLVVGPFGSPHAPLPAGALPEAETDPRWEAALERYESLADWIGKPVFGRDGEAGSVSDLLYEAQTGRLSHIVVDNGKFFGHERRVVPIFEMVTHADADHGGHIVLDLPLAQIETAPPVADMISG; from the coding sequence ATGCTCATCTCGCTCTCGGACCTGCTCACATGGCGCCTCACGGGGGGCGAGCGCGATTTTGTGTTGCAGGACCTGCTGTTCGATCCCGACGGGCGCAAGCTGGCCTGGGCCATCGTCTCGCCCGCCGGTTTCGGTGCCGCCGAGCGGCTGCTGGTGACCGCGTCTTCGCTGGGGCTGCCCGAGGCACATGACCGCAGCCTGCCACTGCATGTCACCGATGGCGAGCTGCAGCGCGCGCCGCGCATGGCGGGCGGGCGCGAGGATATGCTGGCACTGATGGCGACCATGCCGCCGCTGGTGGTGGGGCCCTTCGGCTCGCCGCATGCGCCGCTGCCCGCCGGCGCCCTTCCCGAGGCTGAGACCGACCCGCGCTGGGAGGCGGCGCTGGAGCGCTATGAGAGCCTTGCGGATTGGATCGGCAAGCCGGTGTTCGGACGCGACGGCGAGGCGGGCAGCGTCAGCGACCTTCTGTATGAGGCGCAGACCGGGCGGCTTAGCCATATCGTCGTGGACAACGGCAAATTCTTTGGTCACGAGCGCCGGGTCGTGCCGATCTTCGAAATGGTCACCCATGCGGATGCCGATCACGGCGGCCATATCGTGCTGGACCTGCCGCTGGCGCAGATCGAGACGGCGCCACCGGTGGCCGATATGATCAGCGGCTGA
- a CDS encoding response regulator, producing the protein MTQGDLGQTIGAVLPYLRRYARALTGSQTTGDNYAAATLEAILADREGISSASSPKVGLFHVFHGIWASTGAPVTDEATGPLAKAQSRLSKLTANSREALLLHTIEEFTLPEVGEIMQISEAEVTELVNLARQEMADAVTGRVLIIEDEAIIAMDLESIVADLGHRVTGVARTRAAAVELAQQETPDLVLADIQLADNSSGIDAVNDILGALGDRPVIFITAFPERLLTGERPEPAFLISKPYSEEQVRSAVSQAMFFSSTETLKA; encoded by the coding sequence ATGACACAGGGCGATTTGGGCCAGACCATCGGCGCGGTCCTTCCCTATCTCCGTCGTTACGCGCGCGCGCTGACCGGCAGTCAGACCACAGGCGACAATTATGCAGCGGCGACCCTGGAAGCGATCCTTGCGGACCGCGAAGGCATTTCCTCCGCATCCTCGCCGAAGGTCGGCCTGTTCCACGTGTTCCACGGCATCTGGGCAAGCACCGGCGCGCCCGTCACCGATGAGGCGACCGGCCCGCTTGCCAAAGCGCAGTCCCGCCTCTCGAAGCTGACCGCGAACAGCCGCGAGGCGCTGCTTCTGCACACGATCGAAGAGTTTACGCTCCCCGAGGTTGGCGAGATCATGCAGATCTCCGAGGCCGAGGTGACCGAACTGGTGAACCTTGCGCGTCAGGAAATGGCAGATGCGGTCACTGGCCGCGTGCTGATCATCGAGGACGAGGCGATCATCGCCATGGATCTCGAAAGCATCGTCGCCGATCTGGGCCACCGCGTCACCGGCGTTGCACGCACCCGCGCCGCCGCAGTGGAATTGGCGCAGCAAGAGACCCCCGATCTGGTTCTGGCCGACATCCAGCTGGCCGACAATTCCTCGGGCATCGACGCGGTGAACGACATTCTTGGTGCGCTGGGGGATCGCCCGGTGATCTTCATCACCGCCTTCCCCGAGCGTCTGCTTACCGGCGAGCGCCCGGAACCGGCTTTCCTGATCTCCAAGCCTTACTCGGAAGAGCAGGTTCGTTCGGCGGTCAGCCAGGCGATGTTCTTCTCGTCGACGGAAACCCTTAAGGCCTGA
- a CDS encoding PLDc N-terminal domain-containing protein, with translation MEFAGIGGFIVLVLDIWAIVSVLGSSASTGAKVLWTLLIIILPVLGFIIWLIAGPKSSRATV, from the coding sequence ATGGAATTTGCAGGTATCGGCGGCTTCATCGTTTTGGTTCTGGATATCTGGGCCATCGTCTCGGTGCTCGGCTCCAGCGCCAGCACTGGCGCCAAGGTGCTTTGGACGCTGCTCATCATCATCCTGCCGGTGCTGGGCTTCATCATCTGGCTGATCGCGGGCCCGAAATCGAGCCGCGCCACGGTTTGA
- a CDS encoding sensor histidine kinase gives MKSLAGGVWQRRPTGLAARIILFLSLALVPIGVVAYFQTSKLAEETRLRSQLSLVALTEAAALGERETILRAQGGAQALGATLGQRLEDTEQCSDRLAAYLGASPGYSFAGIMTLDGDVSCNSRGVPMTAAEYPRLQRIVDEPGATAWLNTYGPISQRSVIVVAQPYFVGGELAGHVLLSVPSVLLPRGHGEGGPSDFDDLITINEHGEILTSREEVEDVEGLLPADLDLQSLIGAKSQSFAARSADGETRVYAAAPLVPGMIHAVGVWSRKNAEAQAISVDGLAVMAAALPFLMWAASVIVAFLAVNRLVIRHIKRLSRRMRAFALSRRVPAIRDEAMPAELADMEDDFLDMADAILRDEAQQENALREKTILLKEVHHRVKNNLQLISSIMNMQIRQSRSDETRAILHRLQDRVRSLATIHRNLYQTEDLGHVNAGALLKDLVQQMEQMSEVSGRRVNLTVSADDIEAVPDQAVPLSLLTAEAMTNAMKYATPGADGITRVSIRLARLAAGRAELEVLNSSTQNSRAEAEEAVPQGMRGEPAGLGSKLMMAFATQLGGTLEQHHTETGEYRVYINFALVDFTPDPTTPTGMPNVPDY, from the coding sequence ATGAAATCACTTGCAGGCGGCGTGTGGCAACGCAGGCCGACAGGTCTTGCCGCTCGGATCATTCTGTTCCTGTCGCTGGCCCTCGTACCCATCGGCGTCGTCGCTTATTTCCAAACCAGCAAGCTGGCCGAAGAGACGCGTCTGCGCTCTCAGCTCAGCCTCGTTGCGCTGACCGAAGCCGCCGCGCTTGGCGAGCGCGAGACGATCCTGCGCGCGCAGGGCGGGGCGCAGGCGCTCGGCGCCACCTTGGGCCAGCGGCTCGAAGATACAGAGCAGTGCTCGGACCGGCTGGCGGCCTATCTCGGTGCCTCGCCGGGTTATTCCTTTGCCGGGATCATGACGCTCGATGGCGACGTCTCGTGCAATTCGCGCGGCGTTCCCATGACCGCGGCGGAATATCCGCGCCTGCAGCGCATCGTCGACGAGCCGGGTGCCACCGCATGGCTCAACACCTACGGTCCGATCTCGCAGCGGTCGGTGATCGTTGTCGCGCAGCCCTATTTCGTCGGCGGAGAGCTGGCCGGTCACGTGCTTTTGTCGGTACCTTCAGTGCTGCTTCCACGCGGCCACGGCGAAGGCGGGCCGTCCGATTTCGACGATCTCATCACCATCAACGAGCATGGCGAAATCCTCACCTCCCGCGAAGAGGTGGAGGACGTCGAGGGGCTGCTTCCCGCGGATCTGGATTTGCAAAGCCTGATTGGCGCCAAATCCCAGAGCTTTGCCGCACGCAGCGCCGACGGCGAGACGCGCGTCTACGCCGCCGCGCCGCTGGTGCCGGGGATGATCCACGCCGTCGGCGTTTGGAGCCGCAAGAACGCCGAGGCGCAGGCGATCAGTGTCGATGGGCTGGCGGTTATGGCCGCCGCTCTGCCGTTCCTGATGTGGGCGGCCTCGGTGATCGTCGCCTTCCTTGCCGTCAACCGGTTGGTGATCCGCCATATCAAGCGCCTGTCGCGGCGGATGCGCGCCTTCGCGCTGTCGCGCCGGGTGCCTGCGATCCGTGACGAGGCGATGCCCGCCGAGCTTGCGGATATGGAAGACGATTTCCTCGACATGGCCGATGCGATCCTGCGCGACGAGGCGCAGCAGGAAAACGCGCTGCGCGAAAAGACCATTCTTCTCAAGGAAGTCCACCACCGGGTGAAGAACAACCTGCAGCTCATCTCCTCGATCATGAACATGCAGATCCGCCAGTCGCGCAGCGACGAGACCCGCGCCATCCTGCATCGCCTGCAGGACCGGGTGCGCAGCCTCGCCACCATTCACCGCAATCTCTATCAGACCGAAGACCTTGGTCATGTGAACGCCGGTGCGCTGCTCAAGGATCTGGTCCAGCAGATGGAGCAGATGTCCGAGGTCAGCGGGCGGCGGGTCAATCTGACGGTCTCTGCCGACGATATCGAGGCGGTGCCCGATCAGGCGGTGCCGCTGTCGCTGCTCACCGCCGAGGCGATGACCAATGCGATGAAATACGCCACCCCTGGGGCCGATGGCATCACCCGCGTATCGATCCGTCTGGCCCGCTTGGCCGCCGGCCGGGCCGAGCTTGAGGTACTGAACTCCTCGACCCAAAACAGCAGGGCCGAAGCCGAAGAGGCGGTCCCGCAGGGCATGCGCGGCGAGCCCGCCGGGCTGGGCTCGAAACTGATGATGGCCTTCGCGACGCAGCTGGGCGGCACGCTCGAGCAGCATCACACAGAGACCGGCGAATACCGTGTCTACATCAACTTCGCGCTGGTAGATTTCACCCCTGATCCAACCACTCCAACGGGGATGCCCAATGTCCCGGACTACTGA
- a CDS encoding NepR family anti-sigma factor, which yields MTQSRRNTKEAEVIDENLRRVYQDMLEEKVPDRFLDLIAQLRAQDDNGGTQGGDNA from the coding sequence ATGACACAATCGCGGCGCAATACCAAAGAGGCAGAGGTCATCGACGAAAATCTTCGGCGGGTCTATCAGGACATGCTTGAAGAGAAAGTTCCCGACCGGTTCCTCGACCTGATCGCGCAGCTGCGCGCGCAGGACGATAACGGTGGCACCCAAGGCGGGGACAATGCATGA
- a CDS encoding aldehyde dehydrogenase (NADP(+)), producing the protein MLDKSVFTPHGKHLIAGAWVAGETTFASEPAHGPSHEYSVGTPELVDQACKAAEEAFWTYGYTTRAARAEFLNAIADEIEARGDAITEIGTQETGLPEGRLQGERGRTTGQLRLFAEHILKGDYLDIRHDEALPDRQPLPRPDIKLVQRPIGPVAVFGASNFPLAFSTAGGDTAAALAAGCPVVVKGHGAHPGTGEIVAEAILAAIEKTGMPKGVFSLVQGGKRDVGQALVQHPLINAVGFTGSLGGGRALFDLCAQRDVPIPFFGELGSVNPMFLLPEAMKARGADIGTGWAGSLTMGAGQFCTNPGIAVVETGPEGDAFVAAAAEALKGVTTQCMLTDGIAQAYKDGKSRFDGRNAVKPVLVTDSEGRNALPNLFETDAANYLQDHALGEEVFGPLGLVVRVSGPDEMDELARGFEGQLTATLHMDEGDTALAQRLMPVLERKAGRVLVNGFPTGVEVCDAMVHGGPYPASTNFGATSVGTMSIRRFLRPVSYQNLPDALLPVDLT; encoded by the coding sequence ATGCTCGACAAATCCGTGTTCACCCCCCATGGCAAACACCTGATCGCCGGCGCGTGGGTGGCAGGCGAGACCACCTTCGCCTCCGAACCCGCGCATGGCCCCAGCCATGAGTATTCGGTCGGCACGCCCGAGCTGGTCGATCAGGCCTGCAAGGCGGCCGAGGAAGCCTTCTGGACCTATGGCTACACCACCCGCGCGGCCCGCGCCGAGTTTCTGAACGCCATCGCCGATGAGATCGAAGCGCGCGGTGATGCGATCACCGAGATCGGCACGCAGGAAACCGGCCTGCCCGAAGGCCGCCTGCAGGGCGAGCGCGGTCGCACCACCGGCCAGCTGCGCCTGTTCGCAGAGCACATCCTGAAGGGCGATTATCTCGACATCCGCCACGACGAGGCTCTGCCCGATCGCCAGCCGCTGCCGCGCCCCGACATCAAACTGGTGCAGCGCCCGATCGGCCCGGTTGCCGTCTTTGGTGCCTCGAACTTCCCGCTGGCGTTCTCCACCGCGGGCGGTGACACCGCGGCTGCGCTGGCCGCGGGCTGCCCGGTGGTCGTCAAAGGCCACGGCGCGCACCCCGGCACCGGCGAGATCGTCGCCGAGGCGATCCTCGCCGCGATCGAAAAGACCGGCATGCCCAAGGGCGTCTTCTCGCTGGTGCAGGGTGGTAAGCGCGACGTCGGTCAGGCGCTGGTGCAGCACCCGCTGATCAACGCCGTGGGCTTCACCGGCTCGCTTGGCGGCGGCCGCGCGCTGTTTGATCTCTGCGCGCAGCGCGATGTGCCGATCCCCTTCTTCGGCGAGCTGGGCTCGGTGAACCCGATGTTCCTGCTGCCCGAGGCGATGAAAGCGCGCGGCGCTGACATCGGCACCGGCTGGGCGGGCTCGCTCACCATGGGCGCCGGCCAGTTCTGCACCAACCCCGGCATCGCGGTGGTCGAGACCGGCCCCGAGGGCGACGCTTTCGTGGCCGCGGCTGCCGAGGCGCTGAAGGGCGTGACCACCCAGTGCATGCTCACCGATGGCATCGCGCAGGCCTATAAGGACGGCAAGTCGCGCTTCGATGGCCGCAACGCCGTGAAGCCGGTGCTGGTCACCGACAGCGAAGGCCGCAACGCGCTGCCCAACCTCTTCGAGACCGACGCCGCCAACTACCTGCAGGACCACGCGCTTGGCGAAGAGGTCTTCGGCCCGCTCGGCCTGGTGGTGCGTGTTTCGGGTCCGGACGAAATGGACGAACTGGCGCGCGGCTTCGAAGGCCAACTCACCGCGACGCTCCATATGGACGAGGGGGACACCGCGCTGGCGCAGCGGCTGATGCCGGTGCTCGAGCGCAAGGCGGGCCGGGTGCTGGTCAACGGCTTCCCGACCGGCGTCGAGGTCTGCGATGCGATGGTCCACGGCGGGCCTTACCCGGCCTCGACCAACTTCGGCGCGACCTCGGTGGGCACCATGTCGATCCGCCGCTTCCTGCGCCCGGTCAGCTATCAAAACCTGCCCGATGCGCTGCTGCCGGTCGATCTGACGTAA
- a CDS encoding RNA polymerase sigma factor has translation MSSDPRDEIVDHLPALRAFAFSLTRNSALADDMVQDTLVKAWTKINTFEQGTNMRAWLFTILRNTYYSNRRKAGREVSDAEGVFTESLSEKPAHDGRLQMNDFRRAFAKLTDEQREALILVGAQGFAYEEAAETCGVAVGTIKSRVNRARARLAELLELDEHDRLELTDQATMAVVSGARPSGALG, from the coding sequence ATGAGTTCCGATCCTCGTGACGAGATCGTCGATCACCTTCCGGCGCTACGCGCCTTCGCTTTTTCGCTGACCCGCAATTCTGCGCTGGCCGACGACATGGTGCAGGACACGCTGGTCAAGGCGTGGACCAAGATCAACACATTCGAGCAAGGCACCAACATGCGCGCCTGGCTCTTCACCATCCTTCGCAACACCTATTACTCGAACCGCCGCAAGGCCGGGCGCGAGGTGTCGGATGCCGAAGGGGTCTTTACCGAAAGCCTGTCGGAAAAGCCGGCGCATGACGGTCGTCTGCAGATGAACGACTTCCGCCGCGCCTTCGCCAAGCTGACCGACGAACAGCGCGAAGCGCTGATCCTCGTTGGCGCGCAGGGCTTTGCCTATGAAGAAGCCGCCGAGACCTGCGGCGTTGCGGTGGGCACGATCAAGAGCCGGGTGAACCGCGCACGGGCGCGTCTGGCAGAACTGCTGGAGCTTGACGAGCACGACCGGCTCGAACTGACCGACCAAGCCACGATGGCCGTGGTCTCGGGCGCGCGTCCCAGCGGAGCACTGGGCTAA